One window from the genome of Toxotes jaculatrix isolate fToxJac2 chromosome 17, fToxJac2.pri, whole genome shotgun sequence encodes:
- the mgaa gene encoding MAX dimerization protein MGA a isoform X6 yields the protein MASKKEKAMVFHHEGEPTPVAAPAPNHPPPCFAVPKPGKASESGMERNTHATSEEADMMGKPNIYSSKKATMTSGGLSAMKHSTSSNPHSDNLSPDSICKGIRVTLDNNSMWNEFFRCKTEMILTKQGSRMFPYCRFRISGLQPFRKYSLIMDIYPLDNSCYKWTGKSWQVAGKAECHEKSQPFAHPESPSMGQHWMQNPVSFYKMKLTNNISDEEGNTILHPMHRYLPRLHVVQTDKAAKDIKLNGPGVVTFTFPQTEFMAVTAYQNSRFVKLKVDYNPFAKGLKEDGSSSWGLKLKLKDSHKDGGTTTNDQHPVKKSLKSLLANHKPRSSKAVDSKSLASGDLQKNSTADKDQSTAKVPWETSCSSLPAQKLFSELIREAHVSLQRCNLEQLGINSNTSHRTELANTKTTALKSNREDVPKKDSLSVKTDSETSPAKNDTVLTKRKIKEDKHLLNSLNFKDNVVADDSEVSNVVASPVVSQNSPVESEHQSKPEAPSEVNVRQHKRPAPVPLPALALFLKQHSTKSRKAKNKPSSLPPALPSESLSKSQSSARAPACLPSDNAGKATGPLKDLTGDVTKSDNQASGHTCADFQAVETTLQPPSPSCQNAVATTEPEGQRTDDRLISLSVAESPSSELAVPDGTPVLPYLDQPFSTPGTSTSTISSTLATSSAFPVLSPPLDTVLTAMNSPQKPTFTEPSTLPSGSPTIKCDSLLSDPECSFGFEPLSPASSPEPLPPLPASLALELNSTTSEPTPKTVPPEEPQQAEDFAASVFKWHTVLPPPEPYIDTSFTTFQLTSQTLPLGSVKSPLLSSSTPSHSEPQTLDTSTSTPPPDGTPSFQENEQSLPFPAELSPLALQLPLSPTFSSLDGDGLSPTPSITDLVHFFSTDDDLGMGVEFSNTEAVVLTCPPLTTAEASASGPFHQVQPTPANKPPKRKKKSRRRKLAKMDSDQKIDHSNYTSMQPNLEEVEEQLFISFTSKEALKLHIADTSEGTVTQSQTTPEGHLLQSADTPENAESLEQRISACEKILLRDLKLMKHKQVIHPVLQQVGLKMNLLDPTLAIDLQYLGVCLPIPPPGFPPELLSQKLPLSQGVSTAFVSRTGKTTDVTQIKGWREKFSPSEAPSAPSSSKPEAGPSTDLPKKNLSAFCSDMLDEYLENEGKLIDERAASFSQPLVEPVMYELPTRSTSYVRTLSSVLKKHTASSPTPDLISGFIPPSKRPKLSLKGTKMSRTGERKQKGPKQTKLRPEPEPSPAEPNLIPKQPGIHSPAAPPPSDHTEPFTEPHKSKKNQLKVRFSHTEPLTRSPQTSPFKKRRKLKPKTSSQTLSPSRSMAPLLDVSEDLAPLESDSELGTGADVGGETQRDSGPVMTRALLRQKDLEDGVVWEGRPRTSITEERAVIALTSLFTLMGFVSENPTAPIQLIRRRAPPCLNEFCRLGCVCSSLSHCSRISHCGRPHCMFGCSCLKQKVVLLKNLDGSDSSPSHHESTKRRRRRRRMKMAYILKEAESVSQPSEQVRILWKKDDRDSHPDPDPDPVHVPEPACLLRSTESRENKSSCARVRGYRGKKKNPKQKETIKHVRSKAVQLSPLKQRDLTLKETKTRTSSPPPADEPAQPAPFSQSPPPELTPKPSKRLIILAECKWASDADRNHVLKKLCEAMAQDRLDDPFWIRKYLISPVSQTVEDSGSDHCIQYKIHISRPRVEREKAAAPPKPAQQGNQGKEKPQQQDHLGQANGEAEPLKAWPRKVMEVEEPLEDWQREVEEEDIQEEAGSTLHQVDDGRERSGGKMKMKATKKKKVIMALPFLTGISPAGFLSANRKQPGGTDHLVQVNGKLYPLAKIQLGKMGALHPANRLAAYLTGRVGPSRDQQGSSSSSSSSSKPCETQSSAPTPQTISASSNLTAATATTTATPPRPWPPVTMLTLQTSPTVLQPAALRVDQSAASCELPAGEAPQGVGTRVVTVRVYPSPAGGGGQVRAAPAACGSSAPSTASQVSSSVIGGANLCLGSAPTEASHMWIQFPGPHMKVPVSGVASRLPPPRSNSQGMVLQPVRTASGVQYYRRPDGKLVQLVPISQLRPVKPNLPVGRALPPSSLRTPAVAVVNQTPSQTSVTTPSCSSSSSLSSLRSLSVPPVPVPLCPSSGFLSQKDTCTFKILPTKSNKEPIIITCPKPPPQKPIKVVTAPGCFTLLQPPPNPPAIPVNLVSLRPSTGQGAELGVKKVAVSGVPGGPTKVLVPQKPASSQTSTTSQTHAEKTHRAPPPPAPSGSEVTPVPPPNPRAQPELACDLVDVDIICVDHKMGLVTTETQSVEVVDPTGSSSGETENSSDFGDELYSEEEKETITANHRHIHNVLERQRRLRMLQLFNGLRREVGLSEKRTSKIFTLKKAVQMIQELRTTETELKKKKRRLMKRRDQYLSTIAPTTDKSPQVMSGESVTNQRQGTGRTQRADLMDVDLLDRTDELMDDSSDEDRVYAEAGVAAEEGEGQSVAVETAEENRALSVDQRRLERKMKNSENSLSVKTTGGAQNIAAAFRALSSVLNTKNSSKRLLLEQARQQIHTLQTEVQRLKSVKTLLKQQRDAYVTEISHVSGKSRQRILRKLQHLSSKQMKMEKQERRPTANQLSAAAGGGASDLPAGRTADGAIITTSSNLQQQTPPVPPTPVSPLLTITHVQTPVHQPQRVPQVLKPIMAPPSVSHKAAVVRDRPRTIPNILSRSKNPAPSSPLLTTTVEGEAPPFQALAPVEVLSLVGAPLPGHLVRTLSPLMVGPTVCQTSPAPGMAPVTLNVPGLTKQQIHPTSLPRPPTGKIYSSSAPLTITDLTAANFSNLLDLVRPATTQQLQIQPRQVPAAQPAPPPHQAVSAGSDLSSDRINEQDRALSLTDSSPEALSSSPPSNQSPSSSVRPGLSADGHVEVGVGGPLVPERQLQTRGDGESESLTSLLNELVFLNQQTVSTATKARVSEGDDAVGGATEQARASSPWLLQLDSDSDDAVTMEMGKEHTESGPETGQANGSTEGCVLAPPPLLQMKVGGAKGADPASRDVAAEGGGDGGQGRVEGGTAWRPMPRLVPLGLRGNPSS from the exons GTCTCCTGATAGTATTTGCAAAGGCATCAGAGTAACGCTGGACAACAACAGCATGTGGAACGAGTTCTTCAGATGCAAAACAGAGATGATTCTGACTAAGCAAGGCAGCAGGATGTTCCCCTACTGTCGCTTTCGCATCTCGGGCTTGCAGCCATTTAGAAAGTACTCGCTGATCATGGATATTTATCCTTTAGACAACAGTTGTTACAAGTGGACTGGCAAGAGCTGGCAAGTTGCTGGAAAAGCAGAGTGTCATGAAAAGAGTCAACCTTTTGCTCATCCAGAATCCCCATCTATGGGTCAACACTGGATGCAGAATCCAGTGTCTTTTTATAAAATGAAGCTCACAAACAACATTTCAGACGAAGAAGGGAACACTATCCTGCATCCGATGCACCGCTACTTGCCACGACTGCACGTAGTCCAAACTGACAAGGCTGCCAAAGACATTAAGCTAAATGGTCCTGGTGTTGTCACATTTACTTTCCCCCAGACTGAGTTTATGGCTGTCACTGCTTACCAGAACTCACGGTTTGTTAAGCTCAAAGTTGACTACAACCCTTTTGCCAAAGGACTGAAGGAGGACGGGTCCAGTTCATGGGGCTTGAAGCTGAAATTGAAAGACTCGCACAAAGATGGAGGCACGACAACCAACGATCAGCATCCTGTGAAGAAGAGCTTGAAGTCTTTGCTTGCAAACCACAAACCTAGAAGCTCAAAAGCAGTGGATTCAAAATCTTTAGCATCAGGTGACCTTCAGAAAAATTCCACAGCAGACAAAGATCAGTCAACTGCCAAGGTTCCCTGGGAAACTTCGTG CAGTTCACTTCCAGCTCAGAAGTTGTTCTCTGAACTTATTCGGGAAGCTCATGTTTCACTGCAGCGATGTAACCTGGAGCAGCTGGGTATCAATAGCAATACCTCTCATAGAACTGAGCTAGCAAACACTAAAACCACAGCTTTGAAAAGCAACAGAGAAGATGTTCCCAAGAAGGACAGCTTATCTGTCaaaacagacagtgaaacaTCACCTGCAAAGAATGACACTGTTTTaacaaagaggaaaattaaGGAGGACAAGCACCTTTTGAATTCACTGAACTTCAAGGACAATGTTGTGGCAGATGATTCTGAGGTCAGTAATGTTGTTGCTTCTCCTGTAGTGTCCCAGAACTCCCCAGTGGAGTCAGAGCACCAGTCTAAACCCGAAGCGCCATCAGAGGTGAATGTAAGGCAGCATAAACGGCCGGCTCCTGTACCTCTGCCAGCCCTTGCTCTCTTTTTGAAGCAACATTCGACAAAATCTAGAAAGGCCAAGAACAAGCCAAGCTCTCTGCCCCCAGCACTCCCTTCTGAATCTCTGTCTAAATCACAGAGTTCTGCTCGAGCTCCTGCGTGTCTGCCTTCCGATAATGCAGGCAAAGCAACCGGTCCCCTGAAAGATCTCACTGGTGATGTCACAAAATCCGACAACCAGGCCTCCGGACATACTTGTGCAGATTTTCAAGCAGTTGAAACAACCCTTCAGCCTCCCAGTCCATCATGCCAAAATGCTGTTGCCACTACAGAGCCAGAGGGACAAAGAACTGATGATCGGTTGATCTCCCTTTCAGTTGCTGAAAGCCCAAGCTCAGAACTGGCAGTGCCAGATGGTACTCCAGTCTTACCCTACTTAGATCAGCCATTTAGTACCCCTGGGACATCGACATCCACCATTTCTTCAACTCTTGCTACCTcttctgcatttcctgttttgtcacCACCCCTTGACACAGTGTTAACTGCCATGAACTCACCACAAAAACCAACCTTCACTGAGCCTTCCACACTACCGTCAGGTTCCCCCACTATAAAGTGTGATTCATTGCTCTCTGACCCAGAGTGttcttttggctttgagcctttGTCACCTGCAAGCTCTCCAGAACCTTTACCTCCTCTGCCTGCCTCATTAGCTTTAGAACTCAACTCCACTACTTCTGAACCAACTCCAAAAACAGTACCTCCCGAGGAGCCACAACAAGCTGAAGATTTTGCTGCATCTGTGTTTAAATGGCATACAGTGTTACCTCCACCTGAGCCGTACATAGACACTTCATTCACTACATTTCAGCTCACATCACAGACACTTCCTTTAGGGTCTGTCAAATCACCTTTGCTATCTTCCTCCACTCCCTCCCACTCTGAACCACAGACTCTTGACACCTCCACATCCACGCCTCCCCCTGATGGTACTCCATCATTTCAAGAGAACGAACAGTCGCTACCCTTTCCAGCAGAACTGTCCCCCCTTGCACTCCAGTTGCCGCTGTCTCCAACTTTTTCTTCATTAGATGGAGACGGGTTGTCACCCACGCCTTCAATCACAGACCTCGTGCACTTTTTCTCCACTGATGATGACCTTGGGATGGGAGTGGAGTtttcaaacacagaggcagtggTTCTTACCTGCCCACCTCTTACTACAGCGGAGGCAAGTGCAAGTGGGCCCTTTCACCAAGTGCAACCAACCCCAGCCAACAAACCCCCCAAGCGCAAGAAGAAATCCCGGCGGCGGAAGCTTGCCAAGATGGATAGTGATCAGAAGATTGATCATTCCAATTACACTAGCATGCAGCCTAACCTCGAGGAAGTGGAGGAGCAATTATTTATCTCGTTCACGTCCAAG GAGGCCCTCAAGCTTCACATCGCAGACACATCTGAAGGAACTGTCACACAATCTCAGACAACACCTGAAGGTCACCTGCTACAATCTGCTGACACACCTGAGAACG CAGAGAGTCTGGAGCAGAGAATCTCTGCCTGCGAGAAGATTCTCCTGAGAGACCTGAAGCTGATGAAGCACAAACAGGTCATTCACCCTGTGCTGCAGCAAG TGGGTTTGAAGATGAACCTGCTGGATCCGACTCTAGCCATAGACCTGCAGTACCTAGGAGTCTGTCTGCCCATCCCCCCTCCTGGATTTCCTCCAGAGCTGCTGAGCCAGAAGCTGCCTCTGTCTCAAG gtgtTTCTACAGCGTTTGTGTCCAGAACAGGAAAAACCACAGACGTGACTCAGATTAAAGGTTGGAGAGAGAAATTCTCTCCATCAGAGGCTCCATCTGCTCCTTCATCATCCAAACCTGAAG CTGGTCCCAGTACAGATCTGCCAAAGAAGAACCTGTCAGCGTTCTGCAGCGACATGTTGGATGAGTATCTGGAGAACGAAGGGAAGCTGATTGACGAGCGAGCCGCCAGCTTCTCTCAGCCTCTGGTGGAGCCAGTGATGTACGAGCTCCCCACCAGGAGCACCAGCTACGTCCGGACCCTGAGCAGCGTCCTGAAGAAACATACTGCCAGCTCCCCCACCCCTGACCTCATATCAGGATTCATTCCCCCCTCCAAGAGACCCAAACTCTCCCTCAAAGGGACAAAAATGTccaggacaggagagaggaaacagaaaggtCCAAAACAGACCAAACTCAGACCAGAACCTGAACCAAGTCCAGCTGAACCAAACCTGATCCCTAAACAGCCTGGAATCCACAGCCCAGCTGCACCACCCCCATCAGACCACACAGAACCTTTCACTGAACCTCACAAGTCCAAGAAAAACCAGTTGAAGGTCCGATTCAGCCACACAGAGCCATTAACTCGCTCCCCTCAGACCTCCCCCTttaagaagaggaggaaacttAAACCCAAGACCTCATCTCAGACTCTTAGCCCCTCCAGGTCCATGGCCCCCCTGCTGGACGTCTCAGAGGACCTGGCTCCTCTGGAGTCAGACTCTGAGCTCGGGACCGGTGCTGATGTGGGTGGTGAAACCCAGAGGGACAGCGGACCAGTGATGACTCGAGCTCTGCTCAGACAGAAAGACCTAGAGGATGGGGTGGTGTGGGAGGGCCGACCCAGGACCAGCATCACAGAGGAGAGGGCCGTCATCGCCCTGACGTCCCTCTTCACACTAATG GGTTTTGTCAGTGAGAACCCCACCGCTCCCATCCAGCTGATCCGGAGACGAGCCCCCCCCTGTCTGAATGAGTTTTGCAGGCTGGGCTGTGTCTGCTCCAGTCTGTCCCACTGCTCCAGGATCAGCCACTGCGGCCGGCCTCACTGCATGTTTGGCTGTAGCTGCCTAAAACAGAAGGTGGTCCTCCTCAAGAACCTGGACGGCTCCGACTCCAGCCCCTCCCACCATGAAAGCACaaagcggaggaggaggaggaggaggatgaagatggcTTACA TTCTGAAGGAGGCGGAAAGCGTTTCCCAGCCTAGTGAGCAAGTCCGAATTCTGTGGAAGAAGGACGATAGAGACTCAcatccagatccagatccagaccCAGTCCATGTCCCTGAACCAGCCTGCCTGCTCCGCTCCACT gagagcagagagaataAGAGCAGCTGTGCCAGGGTCAGAGGttacagaggaaagaagaagaacccCAAACAGAAG GAGACGATTAAACATGTGAGGTCCAAAGCTGTCCAGCTGAGTCCTTTAAAACAGAGAGACTTGACACTGAAGGAAACAAAGACCAGAACCTCCAGCCCCCCTCCAG CAGATGAACCAGCTCAGCCAGCGCCTTTCAGCCAGAGTCCTCCCCCAGAGCTGACCCCGAAGCCGTCGAAGCGCTTGATCATCTTGGCAGAGTGCAAGTGGGCGAGCGACGCAGACCGAAACCACGTGTTAAAGAAGCTGTGCGAGGCGATGGCTCAGGACCGCCTGGACGATCCTTTCTGGATCAGGAAATATCTCATCAGTCCTGTCAGCCAGACTGTGGAGGACAGCGGCAGCGACCACTGCATCCAGTACAAAATCCACATCTCCAGACCCAGAGTGGAGCGGGagaaagcagcagcaccaccgAAACCAGCACAACAAGGAAACCAGGGAAAGgaaaaaccacaacaacag gacCACCTGGGACAGGCGAACGGGGAGGCGGAGCCTCTGAAGGCCTGGCCACGAAaggtgatggaggtggaggagccTCTAGAGGACTGGCAgcgggaggtggaggaagaggacatCCAGGAGGAGGCGGGCTCAACACTTCATCAAGTGGATGACGGGAgggagaggagtggagggaaaatgaaaatgaaagcaacgaagaagaagaaggtcatcATGGCTCTGCCTTTCCTAACAGGAATCTCCCCTGCCGGATTCCTCTCAGCCAATAGGAAACAGCCGGGAGGGACAGACCACCTGGTCCAG GTAAACGGGAAGCTGTATCCTCTGGCTAAGATCCAGTTGGGGAAGATGGGGGCGCTCCACCCAGCGAACCGTCTGGCAGCCTATCTGACTGGGCGGGTGGGGCCCAGCAGAGACCAACAAggctcctcttcatcctcctcatcctcttcaaaACCTTGTGAGACCCAGAGTTCGGCACCGACCCCCCAGACCATCTCGGCTTCCTCTAACCTCACTGCcgccaccgccaccaccactgCTACTCCACCCAGACCATGGCCGCCAGTCACAATGCTCACCCTCCAAACCTCCCCCACAG TGCTTCAGCCCGCCGCCCTCAGGGTCGACCAATCAGCTGCTTCCTGTGAGCTGCCTGCAGGTGAAGCACCTCAGGGGGTGGGGACCCGGGTTGTCACAGTGAGGGTGTACCCAAGTCCTGCAGGGGGAGGCGGTCAGGTCAGAGCGGCACCGGCAGCTTGTGGTAGCTCCGCCCCCTCAACAG CCTCGCAGgtgagcagctctgtgattggtGGAGCCAATCTGTGTCTGGGCTCAGCGCCTACTGAAGCCTCTCACATGTGGATTCAGTTCCCGGGTCCTCACATGAAGGTTCCTGTATCGGGTGTGGCTTCACGCCTCCCGCCACCACGTTCTAACAGTCAGGGGATGGTCCTGCAGCCAGTTCGCACGGCGTCAGGAGTCCAGTATTACCGCAGACCAGATGGTAAACTGGTGCAGCTGGTTCCCATCAGCCAGCTGAGACCAGTCAAACCAAACCTGCCTGTTGGGAGAG CGCTCCCCCCTTCTTCACTTCGGACTCCGGCCGTCGCTGTCGTTAATCAAACACCATCGCAGACCTCAGTAACTACaccttcctgctcctcctcttcctcactgtccAGCCTCCGGTCCCTCTCTGTGCCGCCCGTCCCCGTCCCCCTCTGCCCCAGCTCTGGTTTCCTTTCTCAGAAGGATACGTGCACCTTTAAAATCCTCCCCACCAAGTCCAACAAGGAGCCGATCATCATCACCTGTcctaaaccccccccccaaaaaccTATCAAGGTGGTGACGGCTCCGGGCTGCTTCACCCTCCTCCAGcctccccccaacccccctGCCATCCCGGTGAACCTCGTCTCCCTCAGACCCTCCACAGGTCAGGGGGCTGAGCTGGGGGTCAAAAAGGTGGCAGTGTCTGGCGTCCCAGGTGGTCCCACCAAGGTCTTAGTCCCTCAGAAACCTGCTTCTTCTCAAACCTCCACCACCTCTCAGACCCATGCAGAAAAGACTCACAGAGCCCCACCCCCACCTGCTCcttcagggtcagaggtcacacctGTACCCCCTCCAAACCCCCGTGCTCAGCCTGAGCTGGCTTGCGACCTGGTGGACGTGGACATCATTTGCGTGGACCACAAGATGGGGCTTGTTACCACCGAGACGCAGTCCGTGGAGGTGGTGGACCCGACGGGGTCGTCGAGCGGAGAGACGGAAAACTCGTCAGACTTTGGAGACGAGTTGTAcagtgaagaagagaaggagacgATCACAGCAAACCAT cgaCACATTCATAATGTGCTGGAGAGGCAGCGTCGACTGAGGATGCTGCAGCTGTTCAACGGtctgaggagggaggtgggactGAGCGAGAAGAGGACGTCAAAGATCTTCACCCTTAAGAAG GCGGTGCAGATGATCCAGGAGCTGAGGACGActgaaactgagctgaagaagaagaagaggaggctgatgaagaggagggacCAGTACCTGTCCACCATCGCTCCAACAACAG aTAAGAGCCCACAGGTGATGAGCGGAGAGTCTGTCACCAATCAGAGGCAAGGGACGGggagaacacagagagcagatCTGATGGACGTGGACCTGTTAGACCGGACGGACGAGCTGATGGACGACTCGTCTGACGAGGACAGGGTCTACGCAGAGGCCGGCGTTGCTGCT gaggaaggggagggtcAGAGTGTCGCCGTGGAGACGGCGGAGGAGAACAGAGCACTGAGCGTGGATCAGAGGAGgctggagaggaagatgaagaactCAGA GAACAGTTTGAGCGTGAAGACGACGGGTGGAGCTCAGAACATCGCTGCTGCCTTCAGGGCTCTCAGTTCAGTCTTGAACACCAAAAACTCTTCAAAGAGACTTCTGTTAGAACAG GCTCGTCAGCAGATCCACACTCTGCAGACGGAGGTGCAGAGACTGAAGAGTGTGAAGACACttctgaagcagcagagagacgcCTACGTCACAGAGATCTCCCACGTATCAG GTAAAAGTAGGCAGAGAATTCTGAGGAAGCTGCAGCACCTCTCGTCcaaacagatgaagatggagaaacaggagagacgcccaacagccaatcagctgtcagcagcagcagggggtgGGGCCTCTGATCTTCCAGCGGGACGCACGGCCGATGGCGCCATCATAACCACATCGTccaacctgcagcagcagactcCACCGGTTCCTCCCACTCCAGTTTCTCCCCTGCTCACCATCACACATGTCCAAACACCTGTCCATCAGCCTCAAAGGGTCCCTCAGGTGTTGAAGCCCATCATGGCTCCTCCTTCTGTATCCCACAAGGCAGCTGTGGTGAGGGACCGCCCGAGGACAATCCCAAACATCCTGTCTCGCAGTAAAAATCCAGCTCCGTCGTCTCCTCTGCTCACCACGACTGTGGAAG GTGAAGCTCCCCCCTTTCAGGCTCTGGCACCAGTTGAGGTTCTGTCTCTGGTCGGTGCACCGTTGCCAGGACACCTGGTCCGGACCCTGAGTCCACTGATGGTGGGACCCACGGTTTGCCAGACGTCTCCTGCGCCAG GCATGGCCCCGGTCACCCTCAACGTCCCCGGTTTGACCAAGCAGCAGATCCATCCCACCTCACTGCCCCGCCCCCCAACCGGTAAGATCTACAGCAGCTCCGCCCCCCTCACCATCACTGACTTAACAG CTGCAAACTTCAGCAACCTGCTGGACCTGGTTCGACCAGCAACTACACAG CAACTACAAATACAACCACGGCAGGTTCCAGCTGCTcagcccgccccccctccccaccagGCGGTCTCTGCTGGATCTGACCTTTCCTCAGACCGGATCAATGAGCAGGACCGGGCTCTGtccctgactgacagcagcccTGAGGCCTTGTCATCATCTCCACCCTCCAACCAGAGCCCGTCGTCCTCCGTGCGTCCAGGTCTGAGCGCCGATGGTCACGTTGAGGTCGGAGTGGGGGGGCCTCTGGTTCCGGAACGGCAGCTCCAGACCAGAGGAGATGGTGAGAGTGAGAGTCTGACATCCCTCCTCAACGAGCTCGTCTTCCTCAACCAGCAGACTGTCTCCACGGCGACAAAAGCAAGGGTCTCTGAGGGGGACGATGCAGTGGGTGGAGCCACAGAGCAGGCTCGAGCCAGCAGCCCCTGGCTCCTGCAGCTGGACTCGGACTCTGACGACGCCGTTACCATGGAGATGGGGAAGGAGCACACGGAGAGCGGACCTGAGACAGGACAGGCCAACGGGAGCACAGAGGGTTGCGTCCTGGCCCCGCCTCCTCTGCTGCAAATGAAGGTGGGCGGGGCTAAGGGGGCAGACCCGGCCAGTAGGGACGTAGCAGCAGAAGGAGGGGGAGACGGGGGAcaggggagggtggaggggggcaCGGCCTGGAGGCCGATGCCGAGGCTGGTTCCTCTGGGACTGAGAGGAAACCCGTCCAGCTGA